A single Marispirochaeta aestuarii DNA region contains:
- a CDS encoding CPBP family intramembrane glutamic endopeptidase, producing the protein MSKDYNGFSRILPNISCMLRYKKSDILELILLFAAFFLPGYIFQNQEVDPLIFNSAAFHGMYLLQTLPMIALLLFLLCRKGHHWWVPYRLTSIHWKDIPFGILSGIAVWAALLPLLLISSLFLSGPAEDAVGIDWKLHNAAMLPLVLITSLTTGYWEELFFRSYLDGQLRKIGLSRAWAAVIGIVLFASGHLYQGPIPALGTALIGAVLLFIFRYRRSLHTVALGHGLYNFSVLLLSLVSDFG; encoded by the coding sequence ATGTCAAAGGATTATAACGGATTTTCCCGGATTTTACCAAACATTTCATGCATGCTGAGGTATAAGAAGTCAGATATCCTGGAGTTGATACTTCTCTTTGCCGCTTTTTTTCTTCCCGGCTATATCTTTCAGAATCAGGAAGTGGATCCCCTCATCTTCAATTCCGCCGCTTTTCACGGCATGTATCTCCTGCAGACCCTCCCGATGATCGCCCTGCTTCTGTTCCTGCTCTGCCGTAAAGGACATCACTGGTGGGTTCCCTACCGCCTGACCTCTATCCACTGGAAGGATATTCCCTTCGGTATTCTATCGGGAATCGCCGTCTGGGCCGCACTGCTTCCCTTACTGCTGATTTCAAGCCTCTTTCTTTCCGGGCCCGCCGAGGACGCTGTAGGAATTGACTGGAAACTGCATAACGCCGCCATGCTTCCCCTTGTCCTGATCACCTCCCTGACAACAGGATACTGGGAGGAGCTCTTCTTCCGCTCCTACCTGGATGGACAGCTCAGAAAGATCGGTCTGTCCCGGGCCTGGGCCGCTGTTATCGGAATCGTGCTCTTTGCTTCCGGTCATCTCTATCAGGGACCGATACCGGCCCTGGGAACTGCCCTGATAGGGGCGGTGCTTCTGTTTATTTTCAGGTACCGCCGCAGCCTGCACACCGTTGCCCTGGGGCATGGCCTGTATAACTTTTCCGTTCTTCTTCTTTCTCTTGTGTCAGATTTCGGTTGA
- a CDS encoding TlpA disulfide reductase family protein, with product MRQTTGIMLAILLLTSFAGLSAQENTPDLDPMTERFYRLGFGVPPRPIDAPDFTVPDLEGKEVSLSSFRGQVVLLNFWATWCPPCRAEMPAMEELYQELKDDGFTILAVSARDTRETKEKVDEYVAREGYTFPVFFDETASAVPGFYRTGSIPTSYIINKQGQVIARLVGAYEWNGSDITALLRDLSSE from the coding sequence ATGAGACAAACGACAGGTATAATGCTCGCCATTCTACTTTTGACATCCTTCGCAGGATTGAGCGCCCAGGAGAACACTCCCGATCTCGACCCCATGACCGAGCGGTTTTACCGCCTTGGTTTTGGTGTTCCGCCCCGGCCCATCGATGCGCCGGACTTTACAGTTCCGGACCTCGAAGGTAAGGAGGTATCCCTTTCGTCTTTCCGTGGACAAGTGGTGCTTCTGAATTTCTGGGCCACCTGGTGCCCCCCCTGTCGCGCGGAGATGCCCGCCATGGAAGAGCTCTACCAGGAGCTCAAGGATGATGGGTTTACCATACTCGCGGTTTCAGCCAGGGACACGAGGGAAACAAAGGAGAAGGTGGACGAATACGTCGCCCGGGAGGGCTATACCTTTCCGGTTTTCTTCGACGAAACAGCATCGGCGGTTCCGGGTTTCTACCGTACCGGCAGCATCCCCACCAGCTACATAATTAACAAGCAGGGCCAGGTAATCGCCCGGCTGGTCGGTGCATATGAATGGAACGGCAGTGACATAACGGCCCTTCTGCGGGACCTGAGCTCGGAATAG
- a CDS encoding protein-disulfide reductase DsbD family protein, which produces MLRQRLFVLILLLLFSQGLTAEIAELTGYKAPDQGEIGHVEVQLRIPDGHYQSGDPEFFGMSLSENSAYRLGEISYSASSTESDPETAEVKYRGTVSLSAPLYGDEGGAAPEELRVFYQLCQDDGLCLFPEEEVFTLNAEASGERIPEKTTGEAGAFGGILFYLLLAFIGGLLLNVMPCVLPVLSIKALGLLRQSDENRRKIRNHALSFGAGVVLSLLVMGILVVLLKSAGEAVGWGFQFQNPYYIFTLIIVLVVFALSLFDVWILTFTAGPGMTKTAGGGGYPGSFAGGVFTVLLATPCTAPFLGTALGFAFSQSGPVILLIFAAVGAGLALPFTLIGFFPSLIRRLPKPGPWMNGFKEAMGLLLLATAAWLFGILVKQLGSEHTSLLLFLLLGITSLVWLWGRFGRPSRRSWFRTLTSLALAAGIAASLAVLPVSGTTGENPAVTAADVPEGWNSFSSEAVGTARAEGKPVFIQFTADWCLTCKTNQLTVFSRDDVNASFEELGVVRFYGDYTNRNEEIDKWIKDFNKAGVPVYALYPPGREEPVLLPEILTPAIMINTLKNYLAW; this is translated from the coding sequence ATGCTTCGCCAGCGGCTTTTTGTACTCATACTTTTACTACTCTTCAGCCAGGGCTTGACGGCCGAAATCGCCGAACTCACCGGCTATAAAGCCCCGGATCAGGGAGAAATCGGCCATGTGGAGGTTCAGCTGAGGATCCCCGACGGACACTACCAGAGCGGGGATCCCGAATTCTTCGGCATGAGCCTCTCGGAAAATAGCGCATACCGCCTTGGTGAGATAAGCTATTCCGCATCTTCCACTGAGTCGGATCCGGAAACGGCTGAGGTAAAATACCGGGGTACGGTAAGCCTTTCGGCACCCTTATATGGAGATGAAGGCGGGGCTGCCCCGGAGGAGCTCAGGGTCTTCTACCAGCTCTGTCAGGACGACGGGCTGTGCCTCTTTCCGGAGGAAGAGGTGTTCACTCTGAATGCGGAGGCCTCGGGTGAAAGAATCCCGGAGAAAACGACAGGCGAAGCAGGAGCTTTCGGAGGCATCCTTTTTTACCTGCTCCTCGCCTTCATCGGAGGACTTCTTCTCAATGTAATGCCCTGCGTTCTGCCGGTACTCTCCATCAAGGCCCTGGGTCTTCTCCGTCAAAGCGATGAAAACCGTCGGAAGATCCGCAATCATGCCCTCAGCTTCGGAGCCGGCGTGGTCCTGAGTCTCCTTGTAATGGGGATACTGGTGGTCCTCTTGAAAAGCGCCGGCGAAGCCGTGGGCTGGGGTTTCCAGTTCCAGAACCCCTACTATATTTTTACCCTGATTATCGTACTGGTCGTTTTTGCCCTCTCTCTTTTTGATGTCTGGATTCTCACCTTTACCGCGGGTCCCGGCATGACGAAGACCGCCGGCGGGGGGGGATATCCGGGCTCCTTTGCAGGGGGCGTCTTTACGGTACTTCTGGCGACTCCCTGTACGGCCCCCTTTCTGGGAACAGCCCTGGGCTTCGCTTTCTCCCAGAGCGGACCGGTCATCCTGCTCATTTTCGCCGCCGTGGGCGCGGGTCTTGCCCTCCCCTTCACTCTGATCGGGTTCTTCCCTTCCCTTATCCGCCGCCTGCCCAAACCGGGTCCCTGGATGAACGGTTTCAAGGAGGCCATGGGGCTTCTCCTCCTTGCAACCGCCGCGTGGCTCTTCGGAATTCTCGTAAAGCAGCTCGGCAGCGAGCATACGAGCCTGCTGCTCTTCCTGCTGCTGGGAATTACCAGCCTTGTCTGGCTGTGGGGTCGTTTCGGTCGTCCCTCCAGGCGCTCCTGGTTTCGGACCCTAACGAGCCTTGCCCTGGCTGCCGGGATAGCGGCAAGTCTGGCCGTACTGCCGGTATCCGGCACCACCGGAGAGAATCCTGCCGTAACTGCCGCGGATGTACCCGAAGGATGGAACAGCTTCTCCTCCGAGGCTGTGGGGACTGCCCGGGCGGAAGGCAAGCCGGTATTCATCCAGTTTACCGCGGACTGGTGCCTGACCTGCAAGACGAATCAATTGACGGTTTTTTCCCGGGATGATGTAAACGCCAGCTTCGAAGAACTCGGGGTTGTCCGTTTCTACGGCGATTACACCAACAGGAATGAAGAGATTGATAAATGGATTAAAGATTTCAATAAAGCCGGGGTACCGGTCTACGCCCTCTATCCGCCCGGACGGGAAGAACCGGTACTGTTGCCGGAGATTCTGACTCCCGCCATCATGATCAATACCCTGAAAAACTACCTCGCCTGGTAG
- a CDS encoding AMP-dependent synthetase/ligase yields the protein MDNQDTLIRRFKTVVDRYGDNPALFSKNGGTEFSSISYQQLYHLVRDLTAGLEELSIRRGDHVGILSDNRKEWLISDLAIITLGAIDVPRGSDSTAEEFAYILAHADCRIVFVENAAQGEKVASKKEKLPKLEILISYDPPEDLSIPGVQVYSFQDILERGSRREDGDALFESSMERGEIDDVVTIIYTSGTTGEPKGVVLTNRSYIFQLDRIYEFIPLRPGERFFSVLPSWHSYERAIEYMVINRACSIIYSKPVGAIMLADMAATNPHWMTSVPRIWEAIRAAVLRNVNKGSNIKKSLFYFFLTVGQTHFTLLTMVRGLIPQFVKRSRWVDFSLAILPFLLLTPVKLLGDLLVFKKIKQKLGSNFRAGVSGGGALPPHVDRFFQAAGIKILEGYGLTETAPVLSVRMFSKPVPGTIGPLLPDIEYRLIDNDGALVQPGKKGVLYVKSEQIMQGYYKRPEASAEVLRDGWLNTGDIAVMTHKHELKIIGRAKETIVLLGGENIEPVPIEDQLTRSELIDQAMVVGQDQKFLGALIVPNREALEQQARKRGIAYVDADELLDDPEISEIMHDEIQSLVNSNQGFKHFERIFRFKLLSHPFEVGRELTQTMKIRRNVVDDLYRREIQELFE from the coding sequence ATGGACAATCAGGATACCCTCATTCGTCGCTTCAAGACGGTGGTCGACCGTTACGGAGACAACCCCGCCTTGTTCAGTAAAAACGGTGGTACCGAGTTTTCTTCCATCAGCTATCAGCAGCTCTACCACCTGGTCAGGGACCTCACGGCGGGGCTTGAAGAACTCAGTATCCGGCGGGGAGATCACGTCGGGATTCTCTCGGATAATCGCAAAGAATGGCTTATCAGCGACCTTGCAATTATTACTCTGGGGGCGATCGATGTACCCCGGGGCTCCGATTCCACCGCCGAAGAGTTCGCGTACATCCTGGCCCATGCCGACTGTCGCATAGTCTTTGTGGAGAATGCCGCCCAGGGAGAGAAGGTTGCTTCAAAAAAAGAGAAGCTCCCCAAGCTGGAGATCCTGATCAGCTATGACCCCCCGGAGGATCTCTCGATTCCGGGAGTGCAGGTATACTCCTTCCAGGACATCCTGGAGAGGGGTTCCCGGCGGGAGGATGGGGACGCTCTGTTCGAGTCCTCCATGGAAAGAGGGGAAATCGATGATGTCGTCACCATAATCTATACCTCCGGTACCACGGGAGAACCAAAGGGCGTGGTCCTGACCAACCGCTCCTACATTTTTCAGCTCGACCGGATCTATGAATTCATTCCCCTGCGTCCGGGGGAACGCTTTTTCAGTGTTCTCCCCTCGTGGCACTCCTACGAACGGGCCATCGAATATATGGTTATAAACCGAGCCTGCTCGATCATCTATTCCAAACCCGTTGGAGCCATCATGCTTGCGGACATGGCGGCAACGAACCCCCACTGGATGACATCGGTTCCGAGAATCTGGGAAGCCATCCGGGCGGCGGTCCTGCGCAATGTCAACAAGGGAAGCAATATCAAGAAGAGTCTCTTCTACTTTTTCCTGACCGTTGGTCAGACTCACTTTACCCTGCTGACCATGGTTCGCGGATTGATACCGCAGTTTGTAAAGAGATCCCGATGGGTGGATTTTTCCCTGGCGATACTGCCCTTCCTGCTTCTGACCCCGGTCAAACTGCTGGGGGACCTGCTGGTTTTCAAAAAGATCAAGCAGAAACTGGGAAGCAACTTCCGGGCCGGGGTATCCGGCGGCGGGGCCCTGCCTCCTCACGTGGACCGGTTTTTTCAGGCCGCGGGCATAAAGATCCTGGAAGGCTACGGACTCACCGAGACTGCACCTGTTCTGTCGGTTCGCATGTTCTCGAAACCGGTTCCCGGAACTATCGGCCCGCTGCTGCCGGATATCGAATACCGGCTCATCGACAACGACGGGGCCCTGGTCCAGCCTGGAAAAAAGGGCGTGCTCTATGTCAAAAGCGAGCAGATAATGCAGGGCTACTACAAGCGCCCGGAGGCAAGCGCAGAGGTACTCAGGGACGGCTGGCTCAACACCGGTGATATCGCAGTCATGACCCACAAACACGAGCTCAAGATTATCGGCCGGGCCAAGGAGACCATCGTCCTTCTGGGGGGAGAAAATATAGAACCCGTTCCCATCGAAGACCAGCTGACCCGTTCGGAACTGATTGATCAGGCCATGGTTGTCGGCCAGGACCAGAAATTCCTGGGTGCCCTTATTGTCCCGAACAGGGAAGCCCTGGAGCAGCAGGCCAGGAAAAGGGGCATAGCCTATGTCGATGCCGACGAACTTCTGGATGATCCGGAAATTTCCGAAATAATGCATGACGAAATTCAGTCCCTGGTAAACAGTAATCAGGGATTCAAGCACTTTGAGCGGATTTTCCGTTTCAAGCTGCTTTCTCATCCCTTCGAAGTCGGCCGGGAGCTGACCCAGACAATGAAGATCCGCAGAAACGTGGTGGACGATCTGTACCGCCGGGAAATCCAGGAACTGTTTGAATAA
- a CDS encoding ComEC/Rec2 family competence protein, giving the protein MVFYSCLILILSFFISFQAEKRQLWIGLEGPEFLEVRSLRDSRPAGEGSLHFFELIRVYDRRGNRAEARGEFLGWSRDRLDLPWGAELLVRSSGIPGREAFGGLVTVEPQDTAAGVSEAFRLRNSWRQGLLYRLDRLPPQASVLMEALLFGSKQRLLSPLEEGFRAIGCSHLLALSGMHLAVIMAVGAGLFGLILRKPVARFLVLLILPWYLFLVGPSPALLRAGIMFSCTVLIPRSTRRIRTRELLLQSFVFLLLIKPDYLFDRGFQYSYAALAGMISLTPLVLKFAARILPYSIAAGFSTGVSAYLGSLPVSLLAYGTTNPAGIIATLILSPLIWLYLAGGILFFLLPGSDMVYQGGRLFFWLLYSGIRGIVELFSRASPFTLLPVPAAVLALGAGLVITVQLIYSCLRFTMPEPDGREAWSE; this is encoded by the coding sequence ATGGTTTTTTATTCTTGTCTCATCCTGATTCTCTCGTTCTTTATCTCCTTTCAGGCAGAAAAGCGGCAGCTATGGATCGGACTTGAAGGTCCGGAGTTTCTGGAGGTCAGAAGCCTTCGAGATTCACGTCCCGCAGGAGAGGGGTCGCTCCACTTTTTCGAACTGATTCGTGTCTACGATCGCCGGGGAAACAGGGCCGAAGCCCGGGGGGAGTTTCTCGGATGGAGCCGTGACAGGCTGGATCTTCCCTGGGGGGCGGAACTCCTGGTACGCAGCTCCGGAATACCGGGCAGGGAGGCCTTCGGCGGACTTGTCACTGTTGAGCCGCAGGATACTGCCGCAGGGGTTTCGGAAGCTTTCAGACTGCGAAATTCCTGGAGGCAGGGACTGCTCTATCGCCTTGACAGACTTCCGCCTCAGGCCTCGGTATTGATGGAGGCCCTCCTGTTCGGTTCAAAACAGCGGCTTCTGTCTCCCCTGGAGGAGGGCTTTCGTGCCATCGGCTGCAGTCATCTCCTGGCGCTCTCGGGGATGCACCTGGCCGTTATCATGGCAGTCGGGGCAGGACTGTTCGGCCTCATCCTGAGGAAACCGGTGGCCCGCTTTCTCGTTCTGCTAATTCTTCCCTGGTATCTCTTTCTGGTCGGTCCATCTCCGGCTCTTCTGAGGGCTGGGATAATGTTCAGCTGTACCGTTCTGATTCCCCGGTCCACCCGCAGAATCCGTACCCGGGAGCTGCTGCTGCAGAGCTTTGTGTTTCTTCTTCTTATAAAGCCGGATTATCTTTTTGACCGGGGTTTTCAGTACTCCTATGCAGCCCTTGCGGGTATGATAAGCCTTACGCCGCTGGTTCTGAAATTCGCCGCCCGCATTCTGCCCTATTCCATAGCTGCCGGTTTTTCCACCGGTGTATCTGCCTACCTGGGATCATTGCCGGTCTCGTTGCTGGCTTATGGTACAACAAACCCCGCTGGGATTATCGCAACCCTGATTCTTTCGCCCCTCATCTGGCTCTATCTTGCCGGAGGAATCCTCTTTTTTCTGCTTCCCGGTTCCGACATGGTATACCAGGGGGGGAGGTTATTTTTCTGGCTGCTCTACAGTGGGATACGGGGAATCGTTGAACTCTTCTCACGTGCTTCTCCCTTTACTCTGTTGCCGGTCCCGGCCGCTGTTCTGGCACTGGGAGCAGGACTTGTCATTACGGTGCAATTGATCTATTCCTGCCTCCGCTTTACAATGCCCGAACCTGACGGTCGGGAGGCATGGAGTGAGTGA
- the sfsA gene encoding DNA/RNA nuclease SfsA: MNKIQLFRPSLRGEFLHRPNRFTIIARTESGEIRAHCPNPGRMRELLVPGRECFFEHHAGKNRKTAYSLAAVNYNGTIVPLFSAGANRIARELIMPGLFPEAYEIRPEFTFGQSRFDFLIRSPGCETLVEVKSCSLVEEGIAMFPDAPTIRGTRHVRELASIAAAGTYAALVLFVIANPSARKLVPGIHTDPAFSIAVLESRGVVEFRAASIDCSVRGEAVLAKPEIPVDTGPCTAAKEDSGVYLLSLRLDYPRTLEIGALGKLKFEKGTYVYAGSALKNLEKRTARHLRRRKRLHWHIDYLVKEADYLEVFPVRSTRTDLECRLARDVAQIAESSITGFGCSDCRCPSHLYRLDAEGEKSLLPLLLHYRHSLALEKENDEH; the protein is encoded by the coding sequence TTGAATAAAATACAACTCTTCCGCCCCTCCCTGAGGGGCGAGTTCCTGCACCGACCCAACCGCTTTACCATCATTGCCCGAACAGAAAGCGGCGAAATACGCGCCCACTGTCCGAATCCGGGAAGGATGCGGGAACTCCTGGTACCCGGTCGGGAATGCTTTTTTGAACATCATGCAGGAAAGAACAGAAAAACCGCCTACTCCCTGGCAGCGGTAAACTACAACGGTACGATCGTTCCCCTCTTTTCTGCCGGTGCAAACAGAATCGCCAGGGAACTGATCATGCCGGGACTCTTTCCAGAGGCTTACGAGATACGGCCTGAATTCACCTTTGGACAAAGCCGTTTCGATTTTCTCATCAGATCTCCCGGATGCGAGACCCTGGTGGAGGTCAAATCCTGCAGTCTTGTGGAGGAGGGAATTGCAATGTTTCCCGACGCCCCTACAATCCGCGGGACGCGTCATGTCCGGGAACTCGCCTCTATTGCAGCGGCAGGAACATATGCTGCACTGGTACTCTTCGTTATCGCAAACCCCTCTGCCCGAAAGCTGGTTCCGGGGATACATACCGATCCCGCTTTTTCCATTGCGGTACTCGAATCCCGTGGAGTTGTCGAATTCCGTGCAGCGTCGATAGACTGTTCTGTCCGGGGAGAGGCGGTCCTGGCGAAGCCGGAGATTCCGGTGGACACAGGTCCATGCACGGCCGCAAAGGAAGACTCCGGGGTTTATCTGCTATCCCTCAGACTTGATTACCCCCGCACACTGGAGATCGGTGCGCTGGGAAAACTGAAGTTTGAGAAAGGCACCTATGTATATGCGGGTTCCGCCTTAAAGAACCTGGAAAAGCGTACGGCACGTCATCTGAGGCGCCGGAAAAGACTTCACTGGCATATAGATTATCTGGTCAAAGAGGCAGATTATCTGGAGGTTTTTCCGGTGCGCAGCACAAGGACAGACCTGGAATGCCGGCTTGCCCGGGATGTAGCGCAGATTGCGGAGAGCAGTATAACGGGATTCGGATGCTCAGACTGCCGATGTCCGAGCCATCTGTACCGGCTCGACGCAGAGGGAGAAAAGAGCCTTCTTCCCCTGCTGCTCCATTATCGACACAGTCTGGCTTTAGAGAAAGAGAACGACGAGCATTGA
- a CDS encoding flagellar brake protein, which translates to MIVMLVVFLVIVLLFILFLRHAGGGSFPWIHFYTKGKESGFSFREINLLRKVAVHNHLDNPISLFWSIRQLDRSIRGVMLRFRTEGRENDESSILFINKLFDFRKKVELSLPKYTLGLKTTRKLTTHQRLKITLPGVGTYNSSVVENLRRYMAISYPEGPKLPPGASWRGQKINVYFWRAEDAGYVFETKVLEDFIEQKYPILHVAHSDNLIRSQKRRSVRVEVRKPAFLYPLSSISQANENEEQTSGLRCRLIDVSEDGAAALVGGRAKVGLAVKLQFKLTSTTIVMCGVVKGVTYNQKKNQSVLHIQAVPLSLRQRNRMLSYVYNIFQEREPKARPRTVPAYG; encoded by the coding sequence ATGATAGTGATGCTGGTGGTTTTTCTTGTCATCGTTCTTCTCTTTATTCTTTTCCTCAGACACGCGGGAGGGGGAAGTTTTCCCTGGATTCACTTTTATACCAAAGGCAAGGAATCGGGCTTCTCTTTCCGGGAGATTAATCTTCTGCGCAAGGTGGCGGTCCATAACCATCTGGATAACCCTATTTCCCTTTTCTGGTCGATTCGTCAGCTCGATCGTTCGATCAGGGGAGTCATGCTGCGTTTCAGAACGGAGGGACGGGAAAATGACGAAAGCAGCATCCTCTTCATAAACAAGCTCTTTGATTTCCGTAAAAAGGTTGAACTCTCTCTGCCGAAGTATACCCTCGGTCTCAAGACAACCAGAAAACTGACGACTCACCAACGTTTAAAAATAACCCTTCCCGGGGTCGGAACCTACAACTCCTCGGTGGTGGAGAACCTGCGGCGCTACATGGCTATCTCCTATCCTGAAGGTCCGAAGCTTCCTCCCGGGGCAAGCTGGAGGGGACAGAAAATTAATGTCTATTTCTGGCGGGCAGAGGATGCCGGGTATGTTTTTGAAACAAAGGTGCTGGAAGACTTTATCGAACAGAAGTACCCGATTCTCCATGTCGCCCACTCGGACAATCTGATCCGCAGTCAGAAGAGGCGCTCGGTGCGGGTGGAGGTCCGGAAACCGGCCTTTCTCTATCCCCTGTCGTCGATCTCCCAGGCCAACGAAAACGAAGAGCAGACCAGCGGTCTGCGCTGCCGGCTGATAGATGTTTCAGAAGACGGAGCCGCAGCCCTGGTCGGCGGACGCGCAAAGGTCGGACTTGCTGTGAAGCTGCAGTTCAAGCTGACCAGTACCACCATTGTCATGTGCGGCGTCGTAAAGGGTGTTACCTATAATCAGAAAAAAAACCAGTCTGTGCTGCATATCCAGGCGGTACCCTTGAGTCTGCGTCAGCGGAACAGAATGCTCTCCTATGTCTATAACATCTTTCAGGAACGGGAGCCCAAGGCCCGGCCGAGAACGGTACCGGCGTATGGCTGA
- the rsmA gene encoding 16S rRNA (adenine(1518)-N(6)/adenine(1519)-N(6))-dimethyltransferase RsmA, protein MSDLNLWDSKQKIRALLEEKGIQLKKRFGQNFLLDPNHRRRILSALELPAGAKVWEIGPGIGSLTHGLLEMTGDLTVFEIDHGLIRILKDLFGSSISIVEGDFLRTFRDTARNSSLPRRIIGNLPYSSGSVMIGSLVEEDLLPDVAVFTLQKEVADRMLAQPGGKDYSAFSLVCQLRNRVEKICDVGGAAFFPPPQVVSSVVRLRRRPDAPEGPQQDYFTAVHDLFRSRRKTAANNLKGGGLKSRYSWESMKNAAELSGLDLGRRGETFSRDEVLSFTRALSDFQSPEAS, encoded by the coding sequence GTGAGTGACCTGAATCTATGGGACTCGAAACAGAAGATCCGCGCCCTTTTGGAGGAGAAGGGGATACAACTGAAAAAACGGTTCGGACAGAATTTTCTTCTGGATCCCAATCATCGTCGACGGATACTCTCCGCTCTGGAGCTCCCGGCGGGAGCAAAGGTGTGGGAGATCGGACCCGGTATCGGTTCTCTGACCCACGGACTCCTCGAAATGACCGGAGATCTGACGGTTTTTGAGATCGACCACGGTCTGATCCGGATACTGAAGGATCTGTTCGGTTCTTCCATCAGCATTGTGGAAGGAGATTTCCTCAGGACCTTTCGGGATACCGCCAGGAATTCTTCCCTTCCCCGGCGGATCATCGGTAATCTTCCCTATTCTTCCGGATCTGTAATGATAGGATCCCTGGTGGAAGAGGATCTTCTTCCGGATGTAGCGGTCTTTACCCTTCAGAAGGAGGTGGCCGACCGGATGCTTGCTCAGCCGGGAGGAAAGGACTACTCCGCATTCAGTCTTGTCTGTCAGCTCAGGAACAGAGTGGAAAAGATCTGTGATGTGGGAGGGGCTGCTTTTTTTCCTCCTCCCCAGGTCGTATCCAGTGTTGTACGTCTCCGGCGGCGTCCGGATGCACCTGAAGGACCCCAGCAGGATTATTTTACCGCCGTCCACGATCTGTTCCGTTCCCGCCGCAAGACTGCCGCCAATAATCTGAAAGGCGGAGGCCTCAAAAGCCGGTATTCCTGGGAAAGCATGAAAAATGCTGCAGAGCTGTCCGGGCTTGATCTGGGAAGACGGGGGGAGACCTTTTCCAGGGATGAAGTACTCAGCTTCACCAGGGCTCTTTCGGATTTCCAAAGCCCGGAGGCAAGCTGA